In the genome of Paenibacillus sp. GP183, the window TTGACCTAATTTAATAAAGGTCGGCCCCAGCTCCTCCAGCACCAGCCGGATGCGTTCTCCTAGGGATTTGACCGTTTCCGGCTCTTTTCTGGCAAACCATTTTCTTGGAAGCTTCGGCATTTGGAAGAGCCCCATCTCTTCAACCATGTAACCAAAGCCATGTCGAACCAGAGTCATAATAATCTCGCGGTAGCGGTTGGTGTGCCGGAATTTGATAGCCATGACTACAAGGTAGTCGGACCAGGGGGATTGATCTTCTGCTCCAATTCACGCAAATCCTGTTTGGTGGCCACATCCAGCTCGGCCAATACCTTCTTCACTTGTTCATGTACCAACCGCTTAAGTTCAAGCCTTTGTTCTTCCCCTTTGGAGATCAAATCATTGACTACATCCCTGGATTCGTTCTTGCCGAGCTCGCCCTTGAGAACCATTTCATCCACAAATTGCTGAACCTTTTCCTTGCTTGCAGCTGTAATGCCCAGCCCCAATGCGAATGCTTTTCTCAACAAATCACTCATTTTCGCACAATCCTCCTTCATTCTTCTTCTAATTTATTAACCATAATATGAACATTTCTATCTGTATGCATGTATGAAACCAAAAACCACACAAAGCTTTACAAGTGATAGTCCCCGAATATAGAATAAATCCAATTATAGATTCGTGGGATTATTCCAAAGGGTAAGAAGAAAGCTTAACGAAGGTAAACCCAGCTTTTTTCAACATCGGAACTGCCTTGATGACTCCATCGGCCGTATCTTTTTCAGGGTGATTCATATGGGCGATGACGATGGAGCCGCTCTTTGCTTTCATCAAAGCATCATAAACCTGCTGCGTATTAAAGGTGGCACCAGCATCGCCAAGAATACTGTAATTCACCACAGTAAGTCCGAGATCCTGAGCGATATGAACAGCTACATCGTCGTAATAAGCAGTACCCGAGCGAAAAAATTGCGGACGACGACCTGTCAGCTTCTCGATTTTATCCTCATTCATTTGCACTTCATCCACGACTTCGCTGACATTCCTTGTACCTCGAATTTTATAGGCGGATTGTCCAATCACAGACAAGGGACGATGCTCAAAACCATGATTCTCGATATCAAAGAGCGGATTGCGAGCCAATGTCAAAAACTGCTCTGGATTCGCATCTATCCAGCGGGCATTGATAAATAGAGTAGCCGGGATCTTCTCGTGAATGAGAAAATCTATCAGCTTTTGGTCGTACCCGCTCCCTTCCGGTCCTCCACAAGCATCGAAGGTAATTGCTATCACTTTGTCTTTGGTTTGGAGTCGGGATCGTACACCAGGGACATTCTCTCCCCAATGCAAGGGTTTGATTTTATCGTAGCGTTGAAGAATGCTTTTCTTGAGAGAATTGGAGTCAATTGTGGGAGATGCCGTTTCCATCGCTGTTGATGTTGCTGTTGATGTTGCTGTTGATGTTGCTGTTGATGTTGCTGTTTCTGTTGCTACTGTCGTGGGTGGGGATGGGGATGGCTTAGATATAGAAGTAGATTTATTGTTGTCACAAGCGGAAAGCAGACCCAAAATAAGGAAGAAGGCCAAACCGTTTAGTCGACGTGCCAAGGTATCCGCCTCCTCAGAAAAACTGCTCATACTCATCATAAACATGCATTAGCCTTAGAATCAAGTTTACATTCATATCGTCCGACTAAGCAGGATAGTCGATCCTGAAAGAATGGTTACCTTCCGTACGGACAACCCAGCTACTCATTGAAGAGCAAAGGTCCTTTTACTTTGGAAGCTATTGAAGTATTCTTGAAGGGCGATGTATTATTCGGGCTTGCCAAGGCTGCCGGTTTCATAATAGTGGCGGACTACATGATCGCACAAGGTGTTATTTAATTTACTTGAAAGCGGGAATTCGAATGACTTCAGTTATCCCTCTCGGTATAGATGCTGGCGGCACGCTGATTAAATTTGCTTTTTGGAATCAAAATCAACTGCATACGATCAAGCTGCCGACGGCGCACATGCAAGCCGCTGCGATTTGGATCAAGGAGCGATTTTCTAATGCATCCCTTTGCGTAACAGGTGGGAAAAGCCTTTTATTTCAATCAATGCTGGGATATGAAACGCGTTCCATGATTGAATTTGACGCAACTTGCCATGGCGTTCAGTATCTAATTCGTGAGCAGGGAATCGCCCTGCCATCTTTTATTTTGGCGAATGCGGGAACGGGAACTTCGATTCACTGGATCCATCCAGACGGCCATTCCCGCGTTGGAGGAACAGGCGTTGGAGGCGGCACCATACTGGGGCTGTCCTCTTTGCTCACCGGAATTGATGATTACGAGGAGATTATCCAGCTCGCGAAGCAGGGGAAAACGGATCGTGTTGATCTGAAGGTCAGCCATATCTATGAGGGAGCGGTCCCGCCCATCCCTGGCGACCTTACAGCGAGCAACTTCGGTTACGTGCTGAAGCACCCGGAGAAACAGTCACCAGAGGATCTCCTTGCCTCGATCATGAGTCTCGTCGGCGAAACGGTAGCCACGGTCAGCATCCTCGCCGCACAGCAGCATGGAGTATCCAACATCGTCTTCATTGGCTCATCATTTGCAGGTAATGATGTTCTTGGTGATGTAGTCGTGCGAAACACAGAAATCAAGGGTGCGATACCGATGGTTCTGCAGAACGGAGAATACAGCGGGGCGATCGGAGCTTTGCTCAGCATGACTCCAAAGGGTACGGCAGTTTCATGAACACGGACAGAGGCTGGGCGCTTGCCGCAGGAAGAATGAAAAACATTCTTCCTGCGGCAGTCCCGACTTTTGTACGCTCTGGAACGATGAAAAACACGCTTCCAAGGTACGATTGGCCGAGATTTGGGCCTATTTGACCTCTGGAAGCATGAAAAACATCGTTGCAGAACAGATTCTTGCTGCCGCTGCTTCTGAAAGAATGTTTTTCATCTTTTCAGGGATCCGAAGACTTGCCAACCGAGTATGTATCTTTAACGCATTAGGCATCGTGGGAAGTTGCAACTTGTTCTAACTCTCAAATCCGCCAATTGACATATGGAGGTGTATCATTCAAATGAATATGAACGAATCTATAGTTACAATGTTTCATTCAAACTTACGAATAGCGGGAAACGAGAGAGCAAAAGCAACTATGATTAAGACTAATGCGGAGCTTATCCCAATGGTCCATAAGCCGCCAATGTTTTCAGCGAGCCAGCCTGTCAGGATGTAACCTAATGGAAGCAGCGCGATTGAACCGAATATATCTAAACTCACCACACGTCCATAAGCCTCATGCGGCACCAATTCTTGCAAACTGACTTCCCAAATAAGTCCAAAGAGCATATACCCGGCTCCATGAATCGCCATAATGACAACAATCATGGGAATCCATGAAGCAAAAGTAAGGCAGACAAGTGCCGCGGCTGATATCGCTACTCCCAAATATGCCAAAATGCCGCGATGTTTCCATGTGCGTCTGCTGCCGAATAAGAAAGACATAACCAACGCACCAACGGCAGCCGCTGAAGATACGATCCCGAAAATATAAGACGGGAAATTCAAATGGATATTGATTAACCACGGCAGCACAACCACGATCATCCCTCGGCCCAATATATTGATGAACGAGAACGCCAAAATGGTGACCCACAGCCAATCATGTTTACGAAGTTCAAAATACCCGCTGAGCAGCTCATTTCGTAGTTTTTGGAAAATTTTGGTTTTCGGTTGAGGCGTATCTGATTGCTCCATTACAGGAACAGGAACTTTTACATACATCAGACTTAAGGTAGAAACCAAAAATCCCAGCGCATTGACTCCCAGACCAAAAGCGCCGGAAGAGAATCCGACAATGAGCCCGCCCAGAGAAGGACCCAGCGTCATGGCAAGCTGCTGTGAAGCCTGCGTTAAGGCATTAGCCGCATTGCGAATATCTTTGGTGAAGATCTGAGCTCTAGTCGCCGCATAAGCAGGTTGAAACAGAGCTTGCATCGCACCAAAAAGGATGGCAAACAGATAAAGATCCATGAGAGTCATCCTATTCATTGCTGCTAAAAAGGTAACAATTCCCAATAAAATGAAGCGAACCGAATCCGTAATGATCATCATGGGTACGCGAGGCAAGCGATCGGCCAAGATACCTGAAAATGGAAGTAAAATGACCTGGGGAATCATTAACAGTGTCATCATCCAACCAATGGTTAAAGTTGACCCGCCCAAGGAAAGCGCAATGATGGGCAAAACTACGTTCAAGACGGCGCTGCCTAAATTTGCAAGAGACTGGCCAATCCACAGTGCGGTAAAGTTACGTGACACCTGGATCGGCCTGAATAATTCCAGATTCCTATTATTGACAGCAATTTCTGGTTCCACGCCCATACCTCCGAGCTAGTCTATACCGTTGTCCACGTGACCTGTACCTTGTTTTCAATAACTGCACGGGTAGCGCCAAATAAGCAGGCATCGTCACCCAGCGGAGTGATGTACATCTTGGGAGTTAGAGTCAACAACCCTGACAAAGCATTTAATAATTTGCCTAAGAAATTATCGATACGAGACGTCATTATTCCCCCAAACACGATGGTATCTGGATCTAACAAAGCAGCCACATTCACAATGGCGTATGCAAAATGCTTAATAATGGAATCCTCATGGCGGTTGTTTTCTTCATTGGAATTTTCGCTGCTTAAGCTGAGGGCCGTACTGCCATAATGGGCTTCGAAAAAACCAAGCCGATCCGACTTTTCAAATAGATTCGCCGGAATTTGGCACGGATCCACAATCAGGTTGCCGATTTCACCGGCTGCGAAGTTCGAGCCCCTGTACAGCTTGCCGTCAATTAAAATACCGGCGCCAATTCCACGGTCGAGGTGTATATAAACCGAGACACCCGACAAAGATTTTCGCTTCCAAGCATCACCCATCGCCGCTAATTTGACATCATTCTCTACGACTACGGGAAATTGAAGATGCTTCAAAAAATACTGTTTAATCGGCTCCCGACTCCAACCGAACTCAGGAGCGTTGGAGACGATTCCCTGGGCATTCACCACACCAGGCACTGCGATGCCAACGCCTAACATGAGCTCCGGATCGATCTGTTGCGCCGATATCAATTTCATCAAACGATCAGCCGTTTCGATACTCATGGATTGGCCATCGTCTTTGTGGGACTTGTACTGCTCTTCAGCGTAAACCTTGCCGACCAAATTGGTAATCCGGATACGAATTTTGTCTTGATTCATTTGAATGGCACCGATGTATCTGGCATCCGGATTCAATTTAATTAATTGCGGCGGTTTACCGCCCTGCGAAACTCCATCGCCGGCTTTATGCAGCCATCCCTCGGTGAACAATTCCTTCACGATTGCAGAAACCGTGGGTGGACTAATTCCGGATATTGAACTCAATTCTGCGCGACTGGTGACGTCGATTTGTTCAAGCAGCGAAAGAATCGAGTTTCGGTTGACTAACCGCAATAAATTGGGTGTTCCAAGCACATTGTTTTTATTATTCAATTCCATTCACCTCATTCGCAAAACGCTTGGCGTCGGTCCGTTGACTCCCGACACCTTTACTCAATAATAACCGGTTTCGCGTTTTTCAACTGCAGGATTCGGGCTACATTCCCTCCAAACATTAACTGCATATCTGCTTTGGGTATCCCGATGTTGTGACAAGCGGATTCCTGTAAATCCAGGTATCTCTTAGCAAAACCACGAGGAAAATCACTGGAATCCGAGCCAAATACGATTCTGCTCGGACCTATCGTTTCGTATGCTTTCTGAAACAAATTTTGCAGCGTCAGCGTATACGGCATCCATCGAATCCAGTCATTCGATCCCGAACCATCCACATGCACGTTCGGACTGGACCAAGCCAAATGCAGCAGCTCCTGCCAATAGCCCGCTCCAAAGTGCGGGAAAATAAACGGAATGTCGACGTAAGTTTGAACGACATTGGCCATGGTCAGAGGATTGATATAAGGATGATGAACGACCCCGCCGGGTCCTCCCAGAACGCCAAAGTGAATTAAACAAGGCAGTTTTCGATCAGCCAAGTAAGTCCAGAAAGATTTTAACTCAGGTGCATCAAAGGATTTCTTCATTAGTGGTCCAAACCATTTGTAGCCGTGCAATCCCAATTGTTCTACGGCAACCTGCAGTTTTTCCGTTGCTCCATCCTCTGACAAGTCGTGGTGAGCGAAGCCTGTGAATTTATCCGGATGCCTTTTTACGAGGGCTGCCAGTTTTTCATTCCCGCCACCTGTCAGAAAGTTGACGTGCTGCAGCTGGTGATCTTCCATTTGCTTCAGCCATCTTTGTTCCTGGACTACATCGCCGGGATGCTCCTTTTCGGGCTCCTCGAATTTAAACTGTTCACGCCATTTCACCCGAAGCGCCTTTTGGTATTCCAGAATAGCCGGGGGCACTTGACGGTGCCGAGGTGCTTGCTTTGCAGGAAAATGCACATGCATATCAATGACATTCTTAATCAAGACATTCACCTCATGCTTCCTATTTAAATAAACATATTACTTGAGTCCTGTCAAAGAGATCCCTTCAACAATTCGTTTTTGGAAAATAAAGTATACAATGAGGATCGGTATCACAGCCATTGTACTCATCGCCATAATCATGTTCCACTGAAGACCGCCGGCGTCCCCAGTCGAATATAACGACATCCCTACAGGCAGCGTGCGCATTCTTTCCTTCGAAACAGCGATGACCGGCCAAAGGTAGGCGTTCCAATTTCCGAGGAAAGATAGGATAGCAAGCGCCCCCAAGCCTTGTGTGACTTGCGGAAGAACGACTTTAATAAAGATGCCGAACTCCGACATCCCATCTATCCTTGCAGCGCCTAACAGGTCGTCCGGAATACCGAGCATAAATTGTCTCATCAAAAATACGGCAAAAGCCTCAATCAATCCTGGAAACATGATGCTCCAATAGGTATCTGTCCACCCAAAATTACTGCTCATGACGTACCAAGGGATAACAAGCAATTCGGTAGGAACCATCAATGTGCTCAAGATGATAACAAAAATCAATTTATTCCCTTTAAATTGCTGCTTCGCGAGCGTATATCCAATGAGTGAAGCAAAAAACAAATTACTTATAGTGGAGACAATCGCTATTAAAAAGCTGTTTCCGTACCAGCGAACGTACTTGGTCTCTGCAAATATGGTATGGTACGCATCCAATGACCACTTCTTGGGCCAAAAACTGAATGTATAAAACTCGGGCAAGGTTTTAAACGATGATAGAACCATCCACAGGAACGGCATCGCAACCACAAAAATTCCAATCCATAGAACGAAATGGATGATGATTGCAGCTACATCAACCTTTTTTCGCATACTCTCATCCCCTTTAATATTCATAAGTCCTGTTAATCAGCTTCATCTGAACCAAAGTCACAAGTAGAATCAATGCAAACAAAACAACGCTTACGGTGGACGCAAACGGCAGATTGAAGTTGTTGAATCCTTCATTGTACACATAAACGACGATACTCACGGTGCTATTGAGCGGTCCGCCTGCTTGACCCCCGCTGCCTCCGGTAAGGTTGGCAATTTGCGTGAAGGTTTGCAGGGCGCCAATGACGCCGGTCACCGACAAAAACACAAAGGTTGGGTTGAGCAACGGCCAGGTGATTTTCCAGAATAGCTGCCAACCGGACGCTCCATCAATTCTTGCTGCTTCATAATAGGACTTCGGAATGGATTCCAATCCCGCCATGGAGATGAGCGTTGCATAACCGGATGATTGCCATATAATCACAATACTTACGGCCATGAGTGCCTCACTGGGACTTCTCAACCATTGGTGAGTGGGCAGATGAAGCGAATGGAGAATGACATTGATAAAGCCCATGTTAGGGTTATACATAAGACGCCAAACCCAACTGATCGCTACGGCTGATGTGATATACGGGAGAAAATAAATGGTCCTGTAGAACCCTTTGAATCGTTTAATCCTGCCAATCATTAGTGCCAGGATGATTCCAATGGCCAATTGGCAAGGCACAGTAATAATCACATATAAAATGGTATTCGTAAAGGCTCGCAAAAAATCCTTCGATTTAAACAACATCTGGTAGTTATCCAAGGTAAATCCCGCGCCTGATTGCTTGAAAAAAGACATCGCAAACGCATAAAGTGTCGGAGCGATACGAATCCCAAGGAAGAAAATGAGTGGAATCGCCAAAAATGTGTAGGCAGTCAGCGCCCTTTTATTTTGTAGGGATAAACGATTTGTAAAAGCAAAATGTGACGATTTCTCTTCAGGGGATTCAGCGAATACACGTTTCACTGCTACTCCACCACCTTCTATTATGATCTAGTTGGAAAAACCGGAACGAAGGGTATCAGTCCTTTACTGCGGCTTGATTCCCTTCGTTCCCGGCTAAACTATTGAGTAGAATTACTTGACCTGACTGAAATATTGATCGCGAATTTCTTGCTGCTTCTTGATCAGTTCATTAAATGTTTGTTCGACAGGAGCATTGTTGAGCAAAATTTTATTGGTTCCGTCAATGATCGCTTGTCTCTCATCTTTTTCATTTACGAAATAAGTCGCATGAGCGGCTTTCAGACCTTTTACAAACGGTCCGTAGATCGGATCTGCCGTAATCGACGCATCATCGGAAAGTGAAGCTGCAGCAGGCAGCTCGCCGACTTCTTTTAACCAAGTCTTCTGGGTTTCTGCAGAAATGAGGAATTTAATAAATTTCTGCGAAGCATCCAGTTTCGCGCCGGAAACACCTTTGGCTATGCCATGAACCCAATAGGAACCGAAGTTCGACTCCATCCCGCCTTTATCTTTGGTAGGCAGCGTGGTTACTCCCCACTCGGCAGCTGTATCCTTCTTGAGGTTCTGAATCGCGAATGAGCCGTCAATGATCATGCCTGCTTTGCCGGATTTAAATGCAGTCTCATAATCAGTATTAAAGTTTTGCTCTCCGATCTTCGCTTTGGTGAACATATCCATGAAATATTGGAAGGCTGCCAATCCTTGCGGTGACGAATTCCACTGCACCTTCTTATTGTCGCTGCTAAACGGTGTAACTCCCCATTGACGAAGCATAACCTCTTCAAAAACATGGTATCCCTGACCGCCTACATCTGGAGCAAAGCCTTCTTGCTCTAGCTTTCCATCCTTGTATATAGTCATTTTTTGCGCTTGACTGATCAGATCATCCCATGTTTTTGGCGGGCTGTTAGGATCCAATCCGGCCTTTTTGAAAAGATCTTTATTATAGAATAAAGCAAGAGAACGCACCGCTGTTGGTAAAGCGTAATACTTTCCATCTATTTTTGAGTCTTTGACCATCGGTATGTAATATTTATCAATATCTGCTGTGCTCATGAAACCTTCAGGAATCGGTTGCAGATACCCTTGCTGCACATATTGTGGTAACCATCCATAGAACAGGTTCATAACTTCAGGACCATTTTTGGCGTTCATTGCAGCAGTAACCTTTTGGTTGTATTGATCGTAAGGAAAGTCCTGCGTTTCAACCGTGATATTAGGGTACAGTTTCTGAAATTCCGGGATCAATTTTTTGATTAAAGATACTTTCTGCGGGTAACTGTACTGCCAATACGTAATGGTTACTTTTTCAGTGCTGGCTTTATCCGTGGTACCCTTGTCTGTGCTGGCAGCCTTATCAGTACTAGGAGTGGAACACCCCGCTAACAACGATAACGCCAGAGCAGATACTGCGACTAATTTAACTTTGCCCAATGCAAAAACCTCCCCAATAAAATTGAAATGCATTCCACCACATGTTGCCCCTGTAAATCGATCACCCGAACAATTTACATAGTTTCTAAACTTTCCGAATAAAGCGTATTCATGATAAATTATAATCTATTCAAAATAGTCCGTCAATTAATAATTTTTTTACAATCATACAAAGATTCTGAATATTGACAAATCATGCTTTCAGGCATAACATGGTCTGTGTAATTAGCAATCCGCTATAAAATATTCATAAAAATAACGGTGTGGTGATGGACAGCTTATTAAATTAATAAACTTAATTAAGTTAGTATTTTGCAACTGTTCATTTGTTCTACATCATTTATTTTATATGGATCGTAAAATCGAATTGTGAGGAGGCAAAGCAATGAATGTAAGACAAACCATTCTAGACCGTGAAGGACACTCCTTCCCAGGTGCTACCTATACTGAAGTTGTATTAGCTCCTGCCTACGACAATCAGAAGTATGTCTTATTAGACCCAATGATTGCTATTCACAAAGCTCACCTGATCATGTTGGTTGAACAATCATTGCTCACCCGCGAGCAGGCTGCTCACATTATGCGCGCAATCCAAGCGCTCGACTTAACACAAATTCAAGAGACCCCTTACGATGGTAACTTCGAAGATTTGTTCTTTCTTGTGGAAAGCCAAATTATGCAGCAAACCGGAGAAATTGGCGGAAGTTTGCATCTGGCTCGAAGCCGCAATGACATGGGAGTGGCGATGTATCGTCTAACCCTGAGGGAAAAGCTGTTGACTACACTCCGATCCATTTGTACTTTCTTACAGACACTATTGGATACAGCTGATAACCATGTGGATACGGTTATGCTCGGCTATACACATACCCAACAAGCTCAACCTATGACCTTTGCCCATTATTTAACTGCAGTATTCGATTCCGTGAGCCGCGACTTTA includes:
- a CDS encoding polyhydroxyalkanoate synthesis regulator, coding for MSDLLRKAFALGLGITAASKEKVQQFVDEMVLKGELGKNESRDVVNDLISKGEEQRLELKRLVHEQVKKVLAELDVATKQDLRELEQKINPPGPTTL
- a CDS encoding polysaccharide deacetylase family protein, whose product is MARRLNGLAFFLILGLLSACDNNKSTSISKPSPSPPTTVATETATSTATSTATSTATSTAMETASPTIDSNSLKKSILQRYDKIKPLHWGENVPGVRSRLQTKDKVIAITFDACGGPEGSGYDQKLIDFLIHEKIPATLFINARWIDANPEQFLTLARNPLFDIENHGFEHRPLSVIGQSAYKIRGTRNVSEVVDEVQMNEDKIEKLTGRRPQFFRSGTAYYDDVAVHIAQDLGLTVVNYSILGDAGATFNTQQVYDALMKAKSGSIVIAHMNHPEKDTADGVIKAVPMLKKAGFTFVKLSSYPLE
- the coaW gene encoding type II pantothenate kinase, producing MTSVIPLGIDAGGTLIKFAFWNQNQLHTIKLPTAHMQAAAIWIKERFSNASLCVTGGKSLLFQSMLGYETRSMIEFDATCHGVQYLIREQGIALPSFILANAGTGTSIHWIHPDGHSRVGGTGVGGGTILGLSSLLTGIDDYEEIIQLAKQGKTDRVDLKVSHIYEGAVPPIPGDLTASNFGYVLKHPEKQSPEDLLASIMSLVGETVATVSILAAQQHGVSNIVFIGSSFAGNDVLGDVVVRNTEIKGAIPMVLQNGEYSGAIGALLSMTPKGTAVS
- a CDS encoding MFS transporter; its protein translation is MEPEIAVNNRNLELFRPIQVSRNFTALWIGQSLANLGSAVLNVVLPIIALSLGGSTLTIGWMMTLLMIPQVILLPFSGILADRLPRVPMMIITDSVRFILLGIVTFLAAMNRMTLMDLYLFAILFGAMQALFQPAYAATRAQIFTKDIRNAANALTQASQQLAMTLGPSLGGLIVGFSSGAFGLGVNALGFLVSTLSLMYVKVPVPVMEQSDTPQPKTKIFQKLRNELLSGYFELRKHDWLWVTILAFSFINILGRGMIVVVLPWLINIHLNFPSYIFGIVSSAAAVGALVMSFLFGSRRTWKHRGILAYLGVAISAAALVCLTFASWIPMIVVIMAIHGAGYMLFGLIWEVSLQELVPHEAYGRVVSLDIFGSIALLPLGYILTGWLAENIGGLWTIGISSALVLIIVAFALSFPAIRKFE
- a CDS encoding ROK family transcriptional regulator: MNNKNNVLGTPNLLRLVNRNSILSLLEQIDVTSRAELSSISGISPPTVSAIVKELFTEGWLHKAGDGVSQGGKPPQLIKLNPDARYIGAIQMNQDKIRIRITNLVGKVYAEEQYKSHKDDGQSMSIETADRLMKLISAQQIDPELMLGVGIAVPGVVNAQGIVSNAPEFGWSREPIKQYFLKHLQFPVVVENDVKLAAMGDAWKRKSLSGVSVYIHLDRGIGAGILIDGKLYRGSNFAAGEIGNLIVDPCQIPANLFEKSDRLGFFEAHYGSTALSLSSENSNEENNRHEDSIIKHFAYAIVNVAALLDPDTIVFGGIMTSRIDNFLGKLLNALSGLLTLTPKMYITPLGDDACLFGATRAVIENKVQVTWTTV
- a CDS encoding amidohydrolase family protein encodes the protein MNVLIKNVIDMHVHFPAKQAPRHRQVPPAILEYQKALRVKWREQFKFEEPEKEHPGDVVQEQRWLKQMEDHQLQHVNFLTGGGNEKLAALVKRHPDKFTGFAHHDLSEDGATEKLQVAVEQLGLHGYKWFGPLMKKSFDAPELKSFWTYLADRKLPCLIHFGVLGGPGGVVHHPYINPLTMANVVQTYVDIPFIFPHFGAGYWQELLHLAWSSPNVHVDGSGSNDWIRWMPYTLTLQNLFQKAYETIGPSRIVFGSDSSDFPRGFAKRYLDLQESACHNIGIPKADMQLMFGGNVARILQLKNAKPVIIE
- a CDS encoding carbohydrate ABC transporter permease; amino-acid sequence: MRKKVDVAAIIIHFVLWIGIFVVAMPFLWMVLSSFKTLPEFYTFSFWPKKWSLDAYHTIFAETKYVRWYGNSFLIAIVSTISNLFFASLIGYTLAKQQFKGNKLIFVIILSTLMVPTELLVIPWYVMSSNFGWTDTYWSIMFPGLIEAFAVFLMRQFMLGIPDDLLGAARIDGMSEFGIFIKVVLPQVTQGLGALAILSFLGNWNAYLWPVIAVSKERMRTLPVGMSLYSTGDAGGLQWNMIMAMSTMAVIPILIVYFIFQKRIVEGISLTGLK
- a CDS encoding sugar ABC transporter permease — protein: MKRVFAESPEEKSSHFAFTNRLSLQNKRALTAYTFLAIPLIFFLGIRIAPTLYAFAMSFFKQSGAGFTLDNYQMLFKSKDFLRAFTNTILYVIITVPCQLAIGIILALMIGRIKRFKGFYRTIYFLPYITSAVAISWVWRLMYNPNMGFINVILHSLHLPTHQWLRSPSEALMAVSIVIIWQSSGYATLISMAGLESIPKSYYEAARIDGASGWQLFWKITWPLLNPTFVFLSVTGVIGALQTFTQIANLTGGSGGQAGGPLNSTVSIVVYVYNEGFNNFNLPFASTVSVVLFALILLVTLVQMKLINRTYEY
- a CDS encoding extracellular solute-binding protein, which gives rise to MGKVKLVAVSALALSLLAGCSTPSTDKAASTDKGTTDKASTEKVTITYWQYSYPQKVSLIKKLIPEFQKLYPNITVETQDFPYDQYNQKVTAAMNAKNGPEVMNLFYGWLPQYVQQGYLQPIPEGFMSTADIDKYYIPMVKDSKIDGKYYALPTAVRSLALFYNKDLFKKAGLDPNSPPKTWDDLISQAQKMTIYKDGKLEQEGFAPDVGGQGYHVFEEVMLRQWGVTPFSSDNKKVQWNSSPQGLAAFQYFMDMFTKAKIGEQNFNTDYETAFKSGKAGMIIDGSFAIQNLKKDTAAEWGVTTLPTKDKGGMESNFGSYWVHGIAKGVSGAKLDASQKFIKFLISAETQKTWLKEVGELPAAASLSDDASITADPIYGPFVKGLKAAHATYFVNEKDERQAIIDGTNKILLNNAPVEQTFNELIKKQQEIRDQYFSQVK